The Apium graveolens cultivar Ventura unplaced genomic scaffold, ASM990537v1 ctg3385, whole genome shotgun sequence genome includes the window TAAATTCTTAActcaatttataaaatataatttttatttttttactttgttttgcaatttttttgaatttttaatataaaaaaaagtCTTATTTGAAAATCAGATTTGgatccggatattatccgtatccggataGTATCCGTCGAATCCGGATGGGAATATTATCCTTCAAAAATTCCCGGATACGGATACGGATACGTTTTCCGAATTCGGATTCAGATagaattatccgtttgacagccctAACTTCAATTCCTTAAATTAATTTTGGTGTGTACTGGTCTTGATTGCCAACTCATCTTCCTTGTTAATTTTTGTACATACAAGTTACCTTATATTTTAGGTTATTTAGATCTTAGGTTTATGTTGCATTATAAATGTCACGTATGAGTCAAATAACATCTACCAATTTGACAGAAAGAAGAGGAAGGGTTTGATCACCAGTTCGCAGTGATGCCTTCTGTGCCTGATCCAGACACGGTGAGAAAAAACATGCTTGTGTTTATATTGTTCAACTAAATATGGGCTATGCTTAGATAACTGTTTTATTGGATTGGTGATTTCTGACTATAGAACCGTGCAGCTTTTTTCAATGGAAGAGTTGCGGGAGAGACGACTAACAGATCCTCGTCTTTCCAGGTGAAGATCTTAGTCccataatatatattaataaaccCTGTAATTTGCGTAATAACTTATTTCGGCATCACTTCCTCTCCCTCCTATATGAAGTTGTATGAGTTGGTAGCTCCAAGGTTGCGTTTGCAGCAGTGTCAGTGTGAATAATAAGAAAAAGAAATCTCAAACCTTTGTTGGAATGAACATTGTATGTAATGTATGGACTATGGTTGTCATGGATCCAATCTGAGCATTAATACCAGATTTATAAGATATGGATACACTAGTGGAGATGATACTGTTACAGTAATATATCACCAGCACAAGGAATAAAAACATTAACAAAAAAAAAGATATATAATGTTAACAACTTCAACTTTAAGgctatgttactcggactcggCTAGAAGTGTCCGACATGGACACGTGTCCAAGTATCGGACTCGCAAacattttgaaaaatatgcaTGTTTTGGCTTAAAATAAGTGTCCGAGTCCGAGTGTCCATATCCAAGTGTCGAGTGTCCGAAACGGGTACTCGAGGGTAAAATgaagagtccgagtaacatagcTTTAAGGAGGCAACAAGCAAAGAAACGTCAGTGTTGGATGCCAAAGTCACAAGAATAAGGAACACCAATAAATACGTGCGATCTACTTTGACTTAAATAGATGGGCTTAACTTGTGAAGTAGCCACGAGGAACAAAATCGATCTATAGTCTGTACTGTGCCTAGGGCCCTGGTGCTTGAGATCTTAGGCTAAAATCAATTTTTACTCACTCCAGCCTATAACTGCAATCGGGCATTATTTAAATACACTATTAATTGGAGATCATCTAGCTAGTCGCAATACTAATGCTTATTCTTGGTACGTGAGATACAAGTCTATAGTTTAGTGAGTAGTGACCTTCTGTCTCGACATCCAGATATAATTTATCACATTTCTATAATCATCTATCTGTTTCTGCAAGTAAAATTTTGTATCTATTGTGAGTTTAGGTTAGAGATTGAAATCTATTTCTGAATTTCTGGCGTGCTTGTAGTCTGTAGAGAAATGGCATAAACTTTTTCAACTTTAATTCCAAAATAGTATATATATAACTTTATTCTAGTAAATTATgtatatatcatttataaatgaaaaatataatatatattttaatcaGTAGGAACCATAGTTTCGACGTGGAATTGGGGAAGCATtgtgatagttttgttttatgaACATGTAATCCATCTATCCCTTAATCTGTGCATGTTTAAAATATTTACTCAAACATGAACTGTTTTTATAATGCAAAGTATTTTCCACCTTAAAGTTTATGGTAATATGGCTGAGTCCTAACAGTCAGTTGTAACAGGACATACCGAAATAAAATTGCCAGTAGGAAGTTTGTTCCATATCCGATAGACATAAGGTTCTGTGAACCTAGCACTTCCACGAATCAGACTAAGTCTCCTCCAAGGTATTGCTGCCTTTCCCCTTGTTTAGTGACATCTCTTTTTGCAACAAGATTTTGTAAGAATATTTTTATGCTACTCTGTATTTAGTTGTAAAAAGATGCACTGGGCCACTACCACTCCTTATATTATATTGCAGCCAGAGGTATTGGTTTAGAGCGAAGGGAAAAGTATCAGACGACCAAGCTCTGCACAGGTAAGAATCGATTTTTATTTTATAAGATTTCGTATCTGGTTGATAAATCTTGCAAATGGTGATGGACTGATGGGAAGTATGAGAGAGAGAATTGTATAAGATTAATGGACGGCCAGAATACGCCACCTATCTACTTGGTCCTAGACAGTGGAGGAGCCTGGAATTTGGTCCAGGGGGAGTCAAAATTCATACTCCATAACGGTCCCCTGGTTACTTCTGTTATTATGTATCAaagacacacacacacattcGTTCAGTAGTAGTCATGTTCAATGACAGTATTGGACCACCAACACAAATCCTAACTTTCCTCTTAGTAACTTGTTCCCATGTAGAACTTCATAAGTGTTCCTGGGAAAGTATATATCTTGTAAGAAGAATATATACACTCAACTAAAATTATCTTATAGAGTATAAAGCTATACTGCTGTCAAGAACACCAGTGCTGTGATCAAAAGCAGTTGATCCAAAATTAATAGACCAATTTAGCCAGGAAATTTAATTTATTCAAGGATTGTGTTTCCCGCCTTCTCTGTATTTAGAGATCTTAGTTATATCATACAGGGCCATTTATCAAGAagcataattttttaaaattataaataccTTGTGTGTATAGAAACGGTCAATTGCAGGAATTTAAATACCTCACCTGAGGCCCGAGCTTTGCATACCTTGGTTATAAGCCAAGAGGTAACCTAACTTTAATTTGAATTATGTTTTTCTAGACTAACAAATATGTAATATGACTGCAGATGTATAGCAGCATTTACTTCGGATCTGGTGTTTCTCGGAGTAAGTTTAAATCCTCATCGAACAAAGGGTTTGAAAACATCATCTGTTAGTTTGGATCATGCGTAAGTGCAGTAGTTCTTCAACAGAATTATGAGTGACAAATCTTTGATCTCTTACTTATGCACACTGATGTTTTCACTCTGGAATATTTCTGACAAGTATAATACAGTCTGAGGTTCAGTGACAACTTCAATTTAACTATTCTAAGTTTGGAGTTGAAGCTTAATCAACATATTTTTGTGCAGAATGTGGTTTCACAGGCCTTTCAAAGCTGATGATTGGACACTCTTTGTGGTAAGGACTAGAGTTATTTAATTATatgataattttttaaaaaattattcttttGCACTCATACTTTCTTTACCGATTTTCGTGCTGATATGAAAAAACGTCATTTGCATAACAGATAGAAAGTCCTGCGGCATACAATGCACGTGGCTTTGTTTTAGGACAGATGTTCAACAGGAGAGGAGAGGTATACAAGTTTAAGATAAATGTTTGTCCCGCTCTTTTCTTTGATAGTGCTATTATTATTTTTGAGTAAATACATCTGAGCGTGTGCATGTTGATCCCTAGCTGGTGGTAACGGTAACACAAGAGGGGGTAATAAGAAAAACAAGGACCCCAGAAGATGCAATTGTATCGAAGCTGTGAAGTCATGCACGTAGGTATATGATTGAAGCCATATGCCACGGGGTTCTAGCTTTTACTTAAAGAGATACATATAATTCAAGTATTTTTATTCTTTAAAACCCAAATTGGAAGAGTTAGTAGTAATAGAACACAATAAATTTCACACCTTGAGCCGATTTGCATGCCAAGAACTGCAATTGGATGATTAGATCATAGATGTCTATGTCGGCTCTTCTGAATTACAATACTCAGCTTTAGCATTGCTTCAGTCTAATGCACATTATTGAGACTTGAGAGAGCATTTGATTGCCTTTTGTACGCACATTCTTAATTCAGCGTTCCCAACCTCCTGGGGACTCAAGGTACTTGAGTTGCCGAGGTTGTAAAATTGAGTTCTTATTACTGGTCTGATCTACTGTTGCATTTTTATCTTGCCCATTAACAAAAAAATACTGTTTACTTGGCTCATTTAAAAAGACGGTTCTTTCACCCCTTTCAAATGGACCTCTTTCAAATATATAACCATTAAGCGAGTACCATTTGGGTTCGTCAAGTAGCCCTTGCCACCAAAACAGATTTGATAGTTGATACAATAATTGCATCTGCAACCTAAGTGCAATATTTTTGCTGAATTTGCTGTGTACTATGTCGGTCGGCttcatttctttacattttttACACATATTTTAAGCTAATTATAAAGTATAATTCCGGAAttcatttttcaatttttttttgtattttttttataaaaaattcaacattatattattatttagaaaaaaaaattatgcaactatatgtaATAGGAGTATTAAAGTACGTGTCGAGTAATTTTTTGGAAGAAACAAAGTCAGACTTTAGAAAGAGCTGCAACTGATTTAGCTAAAGAAGtaatatcaaaataaatataattaacaATAATTAAGTGAAATAATTCGGgtttaataatatattataatgattttgttatatatatatattttgtaattTGTTATTAGAGTCCAACTTTGTGCAATAAAAAGAACCAATTTGTGTCTACTTATTGTACTTAATATataatcaataattaaatttttagtgTACACAATGTTGTTTATGAAGTAACGAGGGGTGTAGTTATGCAACCAATATATTTTTGAATTAcataactttttatgtaattaGTTAATTTTTACGTTAGACGACGGAAATATTCTCAAAAAAGACTgtgaaaaaaaaataatttggTGTAAATAAAATATTATGGAAAAAGGCCTATATATCATTAAATTAGGTGAGTATATGGTTCATGTATGGCAAAAGAAAAGCCCTATTTAAAACCCAGTAGTCAGTAAGACGGTACGCACAGAGCGAAATGAGCAGAAGCATCAGAGCACCTGATGATCGTTTTCTCTCTCTGTTCATATGAATCGCGTCTACGAGAAGTTGAGTTGCTCTTACCTCTACTTGTATTGGCCCTACTTTTATATTGTTGGAGAAAAGAAACATGATGTTTATACTCTTAGAAAGAAGGATCTTTTTAACCCAAGTCCTTCCAAAAATGCTAGAGGGGCTCGGTATGTAACTCAAATTACAGCGCCCCAGGTCCTCTAGCTTTTGCTTATCGAAATAATCTCTATGTTGTTTCTAAAGCACGTAGTACGCTTCCCAAGTACAGGACAAATTATCATGAACACACTTGTTTCAGCTTTTGTACTTCTCCCTCTAAGCCATCTACGACTAAGTTCTT containing:
- the LOC141701125 gene encoding acyl-CoA hydrolase 2-like isoform X3, with product MIILVKFFSGVEASVQHADVVALTKLICLVLPHEHSKLLQPNSIWNADYSSEACSLVEQILHLKPIEVNIFQGITLPDAPKFGKVFGGQFIGQALAAASKTVDCLKIVHSLHAYFLLVGDYDIPIIYHVDRVRDGKSFATRRVDAIQKGNVVFSLLASFQKEEEGFDHQFAVMPSVPDPDTLFSMEELRERRLTDPRLSRTYRNKIASRKFVPYPIDIRFCEPSTSTNQTKSPPSQRYWFRAKGKVSDDQALHRCIAAFTSDLVFLGVSLNPHRTKGLKTSSVSLDHAMWFHRPFKADDWTLFVIESPAAYNARGFVLGQMFNRRGELVVTVTQEGVIRKTRTPEDAIVSKL